From the Oleiphilus messinensis genome, one window contains:
- a CDS encoding M14 family metallopeptidase → MRRYRKHISIWDNPETQTLGSSAEEFLRKLPGPTVIFVRGKRTQETRAVCTLLHGNEPSGTLAAYHWLKRRQQPACNVALFIASVETALTAPGFHYRQLPGNRDLNRCFIPPFNDREGEIAQEFMAYLDEIQPTSVLDIHNTSGDGPAFAVSIIHDDVHLRLASFFTHRIIHTPLRMGALMELSQHSMPIVTIECGGAREQESHELALNGLTRYLNAEQIDTIHSEETFELFHNPVRVVMQKESSIDYQEYNNHQVDITLSPGIERFNFGIVQPETQLGWLSSGDLNHLQAINSYQENVIDHILKVVDRKIYPARAIKLFMATTNPTIAKSDCLFYVVDADGREIVRGPVSEHDND, encoded by the coding sequence ATGCGACGATATCGCAAACACATTTCCATCTGGGACAACCCGGAGACACAGACACTTGGCAGTTCAGCAGAAGAATTTCTACGTAAACTTCCCGGCCCAACCGTTATCTTCGTCCGTGGCAAGCGGACTCAGGAGACCAGAGCTGTCTGTACGCTGCTCCATGGCAACGAACCCTCAGGTACGTTAGCGGCTTATCACTGGCTGAAGCGCAGACAGCAACCGGCATGCAACGTTGCACTGTTTATCGCGAGTGTCGAAACAGCTCTAACGGCTCCAGGATTTCACTATCGACAACTACCCGGTAACCGGGATCTCAACCGCTGTTTCATTCCCCCATTTAATGACCGGGAGGGTGAGATTGCGCAAGAGTTTATGGCGTACCTGGACGAGATCCAGCCCACATCGGTACTCGATATCCACAATACCTCGGGCGATGGCCCTGCCTTTGCGGTCAGTATTATTCATGATGATGTACACCTGCGCCTGGCTTCGTTTTTTACGCACCGGATCATTCATACTCCACTTCGCATGGGTGCACTCATGGAACTCAGCCAGCATTCAATGCCAATTGTTACCATTGAATGCGGGGGGGCACGGGAACAGGAATCCCATGAACTGGCGTTAAACGGCTTGACGCGCTATCTAAACGCGGAACAGATTGACACCATTCATTCAGAGGAAACTTTTGAGCTGTTTCACAATCCCGTCCGGGTTGTGATGCAAAAAGAAAGCTCAATTGATTATCAGGAATACAACAATCATCAGGTTGATATTACCCTGAGCCCCGGTATCGAGCGCTTCAACTTCGGTATTGTGCAACCGGAAACACAGCTGGGCTGGCTGAGCAGTGGCGACCTGAATCACCTGCAGGCAATCAACAGTTATCAGGAAAATGTCATTGACCATATTCTGAAAGTGGTCGATCGGAAGATTTATCCCGCCCGTGCCATCAAACTGTTTATGGCGACGACGAACCCGACAATCGCGAAGAGCGATTGCCTGTTTTATGTGGTCGATGCAGATGGCCGGGAAATTGTAAGAGGCCCTGTGTCCGAGCACGATAACGATTAA
- a CDS encoding YqaA family protein, producing the protein MDYLLVFSTSFLAATLLPAASEVVLGTLVAQGHAPWVLWALATAGNTLGSVVNWILGRYLLHFQDRRWFPVSGKQLDQAQTRFSRYGSWSLLFAWVPVIGDPLTFVAGIMRIRLLPFLFWVTLGKGTRYAIVVYWSGQISPS; encoded by the coding sequence ATGGACTATTTACTGGTTTTCAGCACCTCATTCCTGGCTGCGACCCTGCTCCCTGCAGCATCCGAAGTCGTACTGGGTACATTGGTAGCTCAAGGCCACGCACCTTGGGTGCTATGGGCTTTGGCAACCGCCGGGAATACCCTAGGATCGGTGGTGAACTGGATACTCGGACGCTACCTTCTGCACTTTCAAGATCGCCGCTGGTTTCCCGTATCTGGCAAACAGCTCGATCAAGCCCAAACTCGATTCAGTCGCTATGGTAGCTGGTCATTGCTATTTGCCTGGGTTCCGGTCATCGGGGATCCACTGACATTTGTCGCCGGCATCATGCGAATAAGACTTCTGCCGTTTCTTTTCTGGGTGACATTGGGAAAAGGGACGCGCTATGCTATCGTGGTGTACTGGAGCGGGCAGATCAGTCCGTCATGA
- a CDS encoding SDR family NAD(P)-dependent oxidoreductase — MSKALEGQGKTVLITGASAGIGKAFADVFATNGFDVVLVARRIEKLEEVASELESKHGISTRCIAADLAKSTSAKKIYDELKREGVTIDALVNNAGYAITKPFTEAKWKDHSDLMNVMVNSVTQLCYLFAKDMKANGYGRIINLSSVAAFSPQYGGNLYGATKAFVKDLSEALDLELKKHNVYCTALCPGFTRSEFHDVMGVSSAMDKLPKWIWMDAKTVANQGYRAVMRGDVRYVNGILNKSLVTAMGFLPGKVKYFLSEKQNVF; from the coding sequence ATGAGCAAAGCACTTGAAGGACAGGGAAAAACAGTACTGATCACCGGCGCATCTGCAGGTATCGGAAAAGCGTTTGCGGATGTATTCGCCACTAACGGATTCGATGTCGTTCTGGTGGCAAGACGCATTGAAAAGCTGGAAGAGGTCGCCTCGGAACTTGAATCAAAGCATGGTATTTCCACCCGCTGTATTGCAGCAGATCTCGCCAAAAGCACCTCGGCCAAGAAAATTTATGACGAACTGAAACGCGAAGGCGTCACCATCGATGCACTGGTCAACAATGCAGGATACGCCATAACAAAACCCTTTACCGAAGCCAAATGGAAAGATCACAGCGATTTGATGAATGTTATGGTCAATTCAGTGACCCAACTGTGTTATTTGTTCGCCAAAGATATGAAAGCCAACGGCTATGGCCGCATTATCAACCTTTCATCGGTAGCTGCCTTCTCCCCTCAATATGGCGGCAATTTATATGGCGCTACCAAAGCATTCGTAAAAGACTTGTCTGAAGCACTGGATCTGGAACTGAAAAAGCATAATGTTTATTGCACAGCCCTGTGCCCTGGATTCACACGCAGTGAGTTCCACGACGTCATGGGTGTGAGCTCCGCGATGGACAAACTGCCAAAATGGATCTGGATGGATGCTAAAACGGTAGCAAATCAGGGCTATCGCGCGGTAATGCGCGGTGATGTACGCTACGTAAACGGGATCTTAAATAAATCCCTGGTTACGGCAATGGGATTTCTGCCCGGAAAAGTAAAATATTTCCTCTCAGAAAAACAGAACGTTTTCTAA
- a CDS encoding ABC1 kinase family protein: MESKPKKESVSRIKTGSFERRLSLTKAGLFAGTRVATHVATNMFVSKDKRKERHRKMMSKQAQFLVDELGKLKGSVVKIGQVMALYGEHFLPVEVTEALHTLEDKTVSLDWPAIHKVLERELGSHRLSELEIEEEPIGAASLGQVHRATRKHDGAQICLKIQYPGVAEAVDSDLNSVAQLLKIAKVVSLGPSFDEWLEEVRHMMHREVDYLLEARTTERFGEMLKDDDRFIVPTIFKEYSTSHVMATSFEEGWSVNDPSVQGLSQARRNHLAKASLEIFLKELFEWRELQTDPNFGNYRIRIAQSEQEHDQIVLLDFGAVQKYPMSVLGPVCNMIKASYERDLKAVVEGGVELHFMQPEWPEKVLNEFGEVCMAVLEPLAREDVEIPASALNDKGEYRWKGSDLPTRIAKRAALSAVNRYFKIPPKEFVFLNRKLVGVYTFISVLDAEFNGRDILKKYIGLS, translated from the coding sequence ATGGAATCCAAGCCTAAAAAAGAATCGGTAAGCCGGATAAAAACAGGAAGTTTTGAACGCCGCCTGAGCCTCACCAAGGCCGGGTTATTTGCTGGTACCCGCGTGGCGACTCATGTGGCAACCAATATGTTTGTCAGTAAGGACAAACGTAAAGAGCGCCATCGTAAAATGATGTCCAAACAAGCGCAGTTTCTGGTTGATGAATTGGGTAAGCTCAAAGGCAGTGTGGTTAAAATCGGTCAGGTCATGGCGTTGTACGGTGAGCATTTTTTGCCGGTAGAAGTCACCGAGGCCCTGCATACACTGGAAGATAAAACTGTTTCGCTTGATTGGCCGGCGATCCATAAAGTTCTGGAACGAGAGCTGGGTAGTCATCGCCTGTCCGAGCTGGAAATTGAAGAAGAGCCGATTGGTGCCGCCTCCTTGGGTCAGGTTCATCGAGCTACCCGGAAGCATGATGGCGCTCAGATCTGTCTGAAAATCCAATATCCCGGTGTCGCAGAAGCGGTGGATTCGGATCTTAACTCTGTTGCTCAACTGCTTAAAATCGCAAAAGTGGTGTCATTGGGGCCCAGCTTTGATGAGTGGCTGGAAGAAGTGCGTCACATGATGCATCGAGAAGTTGATTATTTACTCGAGGCGCGCACCACGGAGCGGTTTGGTGAAATGCTGAAAGATGATGACCGCTTCATCGTACCGACAATATTCAAGGAATATTCGACCTCACACGTTATGGCGACGAGCTTTGAAGAGGGCTGGTCCGTTAACGATCCCAGCGTTCAGGGGCTATCTCAAGCGCGGCGAAACCATCTGGCCAAGGCATCTCTGGAAATCTTTTTAAAAGAGTTGTTCGAATGGCGTGAATTGCAAACCGATCCTAACTTTGGTAATTATCGAATCCGGATTGCTCAGTCTGAACAGGAGCACGACCAGATCGTATTGCTGGATTTTGGAGCGGTACAGAAGTACCCCATGTCGGTACTCGGGCCTGTCTGCAACATGATCAAGGCATCCTATGAGCGAGACCTGAAAGCGGTTGTTGAAGGTGGAGTGGAACTGCACTTTATGCAACCGGAATGGCCTGAAAAAGTGCTGAATGAATTTGGCGAAGTTTGTATGGCGGTATTGGAGCCGCTTGCCCGTGAAGATGTGGAAATACCCGCGAGTGCGTTGAATGACAAAGGGGAGTATCGCTGGAAAGGGAGCGATCTGCCAACCCGAATAGCAAAACGGGCTGCACTCTCTGCGGTAAATCGCTACTTCAAGATTCCGCCCAAGGAATTTGTTTTTCTCAACCGTAAACTTGTTGGCGTATACACGTTTATTTCTGTGTTGGACGCGGAGTTTAACGGGCGGGATATTCTGAAAAAATATATTGGTCTTTCCTAG
- the lipA gene encoding lipoyl synthase: MTQHETPSLNVQDQAAQGSVTETSSQKAAIQQDRSAKKVKPVVRGEKLRGAEKVARNPVKVIATDKPQRKPDWIRVRIPSTPRINEIKTKLRAHKLHTVCEEAACPNLGECFGGGTATFMIMGDICTRRCPFCDVAHGRPNPLDPDEPRHLATAIADMQLRYVVITSVDRDDLRDGGAQHFADCIAETRQRSDSIEIETLVPDFRGRMDVALDILEACPPDVFNHNLETVPRLYARARPGADYAWSLKLLKEFKRRAPDVVTKSGLMLGLGEENDEVIEVMKDLRAHDVDMLTLGQYLQPSRDHLPVERFVTPQEFEELGAIAESMGFKHVASGPMVRSSYHADLQAHGEKVS; the protein is encoded by the coding sequence ATGACGCAGCACGAAACGCCTTCACTTAATGTACAGGATCAAGCGGCACAGGGCTCGGTTACTGAAACCTCAAGCCAGAAGGCCGCCATTCAACAGGATCGTTCTGCAAAGAAAGTCAAACCGGTTGTCCGGGGGGAAAAGTTACGTGGCGCTGAGAAAGTGGCCCGCAACCCGGTAAAAGTTATTGCAACCGACAAACCGCAACGTAAACCCGATTGGATCCGGGTGCGTATCCCTTCAACTCCGCGAATTAATGAAATCAAAACCAAGCTGCGTGCGCACAAATTGCATACTGTGTGTGAAGAGGCTGCGTGCCCCAATCTTGGGGAGTGCTTTGGTGGCGGTACCGCGACATTTATGATCATGGGAGATATTTGTACCCGGCGATGTCCATTCTGTGATGTAGCCCATGGTCGTCCAAATCCATTGGACCCCGATGAACCTCGCCACTTGGCAACTGCGATTGCTGATATGCAACTCCGTTATGTGGTAATCACCTCGGTCGATCGGGATGATTTGCGAGATGGTGGTGCACAACATTTTGCGGATTGTATCGCCGAGACCCGTCAACGTTCGGACAGTATTGAAATCGAAACGCTGGTACCTGACTTCCGTGGACGTATGGATGTTGCACTCGATATTCTTGAAGCCTGTCCACCTGATGTTTTTAACCACAACCTTGAAACGGTTCCCCGGCTTTATGCGCGAGCACGTCCCGGTGCTGACTATGCGTGGTCACTCAAATTACTCAAAGAATTTAAACGTCGTGCGCCCGATGTGGTAACCAAATCTGGCTTGATGCTGGGTTTGGGTGAAGAAAATGACGAAGTGATCGAAGTCATGAAGGACTTACGCGCACATGATGTGGATATGCTGACCTTGGGGCAGTATTTACAACCCAGCCGTGACCATCTTCCGGTTGAGCGCTTCGTGACCCCCCAGGAGTTCGAGGAATTAGGTGCAATTGCTGAATCCATGGGCTTCAAGCACGTTGCCAGTGGGCCAATGGTTCGTTCCTCGTATCATGCTGATTTACAAGCTCACGGGGAGAAGGTGTCCTGA
- the lipB gene encoding lipoyl(octanoyl) transferase LipB: MSDANKPELIVRNLGRLSYMPVWEAMKQFTQGRSENTIDEIWLLEHDPVFTQGQAGKAEHVLFPGDIPVVQVDRGGQVTYHGPGQLVAYMMLDVKRLRIGARELVSRVEQTLVNTLAHYNVASQPRADAPGVYVGDEKIASLGLRISHGRSYHGLALNVVNDLEPFRRINPCGYQNMVMTRLNDLASGVRLAQVQDQLLSEFIALMGYNVADTYGHLPSG; encoded by the coding sequence ATGAGTGATGCAAACAAACCGGAGCTGATCGTTCGGAATCTGGGCCGTCTGTCCTACATGCCGGTTTGGGAGGCGATGAAGCAGTTCACTCAGGGCCGATCGGAGAACACCATTGATGAAATCTGGTTGCTCGAGCATGACCCTGTATTTACCCAAGGTCAGGCAGGAAAGGCCGAACACGTCCTGTTCCCTGGTGATATCCCGGTTGTGCAGGTGGATCGTGGGGGGCAGGTAACCTATCACGGGCCAGGTCAATTGGTTGCTTACATGATGCTCGATGTGAAGCGTTTGCGAATCGGGGCGCGGGAATTGGTGAGTCGTGTTGAGCAAACCTTGGTCAATACACTCGCTCATTATAACGTTGCGTCCCAACCCAGGGCGGATGCGCCCGGGGTGTATGTCGGCGATGAAAAAATTGCGTCTCTCGGGCTGAGAATCAGTCATGGCAGGTCTTATCATGGCCTTGCCTTGAATGTCGTGAACGATTTGGAGCCATTTCGGCGAATTAACCCCTGTGGCTACCAAAATATGGTTATGACTCGCCTCAACGATCTTGCAAGTGGTGTCAGGCTGGCCCAGGTGCAGGATCAATTACTGAGCGAATTCATTGCATTAATGGGGTATAATGTGGCCGATACTTACGGGCATTTGCCATCAGGATAG
- a CDS encoding HP0495 family protein, which produces MSQPEAPKIEFPCDYPIKIIGDAAPDFKDFVVRVLTKHAPDLDHGKITMNSSRNGKFLSVRVTIVATGKPQLEALFEDLKSSGRVHMVL; this is translated from the coding sequence ATGAGTCAGCCCGAAGCCCCCAAAATAGAATTTCCTTGCGATTATCCCATCAAAATCATCGGTGACGCTGCACCGGATTTTAAAGACTTTGTTGTGCGGGTTCTCACCAAGCATGCGCCAGACCTGGATCACGGCAAAATTACGATGAACTCCAGTCGAAATGGCAAGTTTCTATCTGTGCGCGTTACGATCGTCGCGACGGGAAAACCGCAGTTGGAAGCCTTGTTCGAGGATCTCAAGTCAAGTGGTCGAGTCCACATGGTTCTGTAA